Proteins encoded within one genomic window of Diceros bicornis minor isolate mBicDic1 chromosome X, mDicBic1.mat.cur, whole genome shotgun sequence:
- the TCEAL1 gene encoding transcription elongation factor A protein-like 1 has translation MEKSCKENEEQPQSAPKADEERPPVEHSPEKHSPEEPSSEEQSSEEEFFPEELLPELLPEMLVSEERPPQEGLSRKDLFEERPPMEQPPCGVGKHKLEEGSFKERLARSRPQFRGDIHGRNLSNEEMIKVAEEMEEMKRVRNKLMIMHWKARRNRPYPI, from the coding sequence ATGGAAAAATCCTGCAAAGAGAATGAAGAACAGCCACAGAGCGCGCCCAAGGCAGATGAGGAGCGGCCTCCTGTGGAGCACTCTCCTGAAAAGCACTCCCCGGAGGAACCCTCTTCGGAGGAGCAATCCTCGGAGGAGGAGTTTTTTCCCGAGGAACTCCTTCCTGAGCTCCTTCCTGAGATGCTCGTGTCCGAGGAGCGCCCTCCGCAGGAGGGCCTGTCTAGGAAGGACCTTTTTGAGGAGCGCCCTCCCATGGAGCAGCCTCCTTGTGGAGTGGGAAAACATAAGCTAGAAGAAGGAAGCTTTAAAGAAAGGCTGGCTCGCTCTCGCCCGCAATTTAGAGGAGACATACATGGCAGAAATTTAAGCAACGAGGAGATGATAAAGGTAGCAGAGGAGATGGAAGAGATGAAAAGAGTACGCAACAAATTGATGATCATGCACTGGAAGGCAAGACGGAACCGTCCTTATCCCATTTAA